The nucleotide sequence TGCAcatttccttcttttccttcctgCTCTGAACCAAGTACTGGACAAGGATGTATATGCATGTTATATAGCAATTCAATTCTCATGTTTTTCGATCTCTCTCTTGGTCTTGGATGTCAAAGTCGGAGGGTTGCTGGCCTGTTCTGCTGATGTTGATGCTAGAATCGGCTCTGGTTGCCTGCTAATGATGGCACTAGATCAGGAACCATTCAGTCTTTGTCTTCCTCGTGGTTATTTACACAGTAAAAATGCTAAAGCTAGGTGCCAGACCATCACTAGTTGGTCTCGGTAATGGCAATTGTGCACATATCTCATGTTAGATAGCTTCCTATCATGATTCTTGTAAATTGCGTTTCGAACTTGACTCTGTATTGTTATTCTACCTGTTCAAAATACTTAGGGGACTGCCGCAGGCGGCACGACGGAGATTGTTGTGAATGGTTCAACAGGTTTAATGCATCCTGTGGGGAAGGAGGGTGTCACCCCACTTGCAAAGAACATCGTAAAACTTGCCACCCATGTCGAACGAAGGCTGACTATGGGACGGAAAGGATATGAGAGGGTGAAGGAGAGGTTCATGGAACATCACATGGAAGAGAGAATTGCATCAGTTCTTAAAGAAGTTCTACAGAAATCAAAGAGTAGCTCTCGATCTTGAGATGTTCGGCGCCCATCCAAAGGTCATGAAGAGGTCACCCTGATTTCTGCCACAGCTTACTGTCCTAGCAATCCCCCATCTGTATATTACGAGCTGAACACGCTTTGGGGCATATATTGACATCCTGCCCTGCCAAAAAATCCAGTgtaattttctctctcttttttgtatACCTACATTTCTTGTGAAATGCGTTTTGAAGTTCAGTAAATAGGAGTATTACCAATTTGACGGCTCCCGGAAGTATGGGCTTTTGTTTTAGACGGGCCGATATTAGTGGCCAGCACCCCATCTTGGGCCCAGGATGCGCTGTTCTGTGTTGAAACCGTGAGGCTGCTAAACGGTATAATCGTGCGAAAAAAAAAGCATTGGTGGAGGGGGGAGGATTGGGGGGTTGCGGTGGCTGCGTCAGTGGGAAGGGAGATCCATTTAAAGACATTGGCCGGTGAAACTATTGCGTATGGAAATACTATCAGGACCTGCTCGTGTTGTTGTTGGTGCAACGAAATATTCCAAAGAACCACAGAAATTGTTGATCACAGACTTAATGTTGCTGTTCAATAGATGAGAAAGCACCGTACTTCCAGTACACACTTTTATAAATGAACAATTAAAACTACATTGGCGTACACCTAGATAATTTTTCATATCATGCACCTGTTATTTGGACTGATGAATTCTTGGCGAAGCGGCCAACCTAGCGGCTAGGAGTTTTGGCAGCTTTGTTGGGTCCCACCCTCTTGACCACTTTGTATTTCACCATTCTGAGAATCTTGTAGAACCAGAATGCACTCACCAGCTGCAATCCTAGTGCCATTGCCTGAGAATCCACATATACAAACGAAATAAACCATGTTATCGTAAAAAGTTTATACTAACTCCAGCATCTAACTGGAAGCACGGCATGGGGAAATTTCTTGTAGCACTTAGAACCGTCCAATTGACTGCATACTAGTTCGCAATGCCAGAAACCATGGATGACAAATTGTCAAAgcgcacatatatatatatatatatatatatatatatatatatatatatatatatatatatatatatatatatatatatatatatataatatatatatatatatatatatatatatatatatatatataacgtaACCGAAGAACTGAAACTTAAGATAAAGCTAAAATTTAATTTAAGACAGCTCTGTAATTTTGCACTCGTACCTTGATGAGCAGTGGGTTGCCTGCTGTCAAGGTTAGATATGTTAGGTATGGACCGCCAACCATCCTGGCAAATGAGAAGACTGCTGCAAATAAAATCTGCATCAGAAAGAAGCAGATCAGTAGAAGTTTCTGTCGTGTAAGTCGTCTGATGTCTTTGCAAGTATTTTTACAGAACAAAACTCTGGTGAGTCAAATTTAGTTGAATCCATAATGCCTGGCCTGGCCAAAGGTATCCCTTCTTTGCGTGGTTTTTACTTCCCTTTCCATCGAATTTGAAACTTAAGGAAAGAAGCTTCCTGTCCGCCATATTTATCTATGCATTTAAAGCTGAAGCACTTGCAGATAAAGATTAGAAgagattttatttcttaaattacCATTTCATTCATTGATGTGGAGACTTCCTCATTTTCCCttaatctttaatgaatttttGTTTGCTTTTCGGATAACATAATTGTTAACACTTAAAGGGGAAATGGAAGATAGCAAAATGATGAGATGATGAGGAAGCTCACGTCAACTGCTAAATTAAGGTCGGTGTCTCTGTAACCAAGCTCCTTTAGAAGTTCTCTCGTGTGCAAGAAAGGGCTAGAAATCTCTGTTATCCATAAAGCTGCCACCATTTCTGATCCACACTATGCAAAAGGGATGGTGCAAATTAGATGCCAATCAAACGACCGTACCTACATCGTTCGTATGTTACAGTGTAGATCAGCTAGAACAGAAGGTTGAATGGTTAAAATATAAATTGCTTACAATTTGATATGCAAGACCCGCTCCAATACCAATAATGCTGACCAAGTGATGAACTGAATTGTCGAGGTTGACATGGTTGTCAAAGAGGCAGCATATCAGATCATAGATCAGATAAGAAAGAGACACTGCCAGTGTTTTCATCTGCATGCGGATTTGAAGACAAGTAAGTCGGAAACCAAATCATGCAGAATAAAAGCTCAAAGCTTAGATCCTCGAATACATCAAAAATTATAATCGAAGTATATGTTGTCCGACTCAGATACGTGATGCTGTATACTGATATATCTCAAGCCTTGCACATGGAATTTCATTGGAACTGTTCGAAGTAAGAAGCAGAGAGCAAGTGATCGATGTACCTGCCATGGAGAGGACCTTGATGCCACAGGACACACAGGGCAGCTCCAGTCTTGCACAGAGAGAGAAGCTAAACAGACAGCCAGTGAAGCATGGATTGTGGAAACAATACGGTTACAGAAATCAAAGGTACGTTCGGGAAATAATTTTCTGATTACTAAGAACGTCGTCGTCCAGAAAACCACTCCAGAGATAACCCAGTTGATGATATAATCCTCCATCTTACTTATTTGAAGGGACTTTCTGCTTTGTATTGAACAAGAGCAAGAAGCTTCCGTTTCTTTGGGAGAGAAAACCGGTTGACTGCCTTCACTGAATCCTGGGACATCAGAAAATTCAACAAATTACTGGTTTTCAGAGACTTGGAAGACAATAGGCGGGAGAAACAAGATAAACCttttcagaaaagaagacatATTGCCAGAAAACGGTAGGAAGAAAGTTGCTGTCAAGATTCAATGCATACTTCAACAACCAATTCTTCTTTTCTATGCTTCAAAAGCTAAGGAGGACGCAAATACTAAAAAGTTGTCCACTTGTTCCAATTGTCTCTCaccctcacacacacacacacacacacacacacacagagagagagagagagagagagagagagagaaagagagttgAGAGTACTTGGATATAGGATAGAAGCAAGGGCAGCAGGGAAAACGGGTTTTTCATGGTAATAAAGATCAACATCTTGTGAACGGAGAGCTGCATTCAATCTCTAGTTCAATTCATGCAGTTGGGGATTTATTGGTAAACGGTGGAGCAGGAGCTAGAAAGAGAACAGGATAAAACAAAGAAACTTCTACGAGATTACTTCCTTCAAtcaccaacaaaagaaaaggaaaagacagAAAGATGACTTCCTTCTCGTTACATGATAAGCTACTCAGTTATTACCAAAAAGAAAGCTTTCCTCTGTTACAAAAAGCTGTGTGATCCGGATACCGGTGTTGTTAGATCACTTCAAAGTAGATTGCGAATTAATGTTGGTGCGGTAGATCAAACTTCAAAGGCATCTTTCTTCCACGtatcccttcctctctcttctttcttgttcTACCGTCCTTTGAATTTTAAGCAACAGGGAAGGTTTTAGCAGTACAATTATAATGGGATGCCCTTTAATTTAACTCGCATGACCCATGACCTCAGATGATTGAATCATGAGTTGCCACTTGCCACACCTTCCTCGTGTGTGCCCGAGAAATCTTTTTGTACGACATAGTAGTGGTCCAaaccacatatatatatatatatatatatatatatatatatatatatatatatatataaaaggctGCAGCTTCTCACGGAAAAAAACTTAGAAGCCTACACATGCATCCTTTTTTCAATCATGAGTTCTAATTAGAGTGTCAACtgattgatttttttattttattttattttattttattttgctgaaGTGGGTGTTTCATGCAACACGAGTATGGACGCACCTAATAAAATTAGCAAACAAAATACCACGGAGTGCCTGAGGCAGCTCCCCCTCCCTAGTTCATATGGTGCCACCAAAATGGCTGGCCGCGTAAGCGGCCACTCAATCTGCGGCCCCATTTGTCTTTTTAAATACATGCTTGGTCTGAAAAGCCACTCCATTTTTCCCCATCGCCTAGATATCTCGAAATTGGGAGGTGATCCAACCCTAAACCGCTCGGATCTCTCTGGATCCATCCGATCACtgtagccgagtcaccctctaATATAATAGAGTTAGCATGCAGAACACGCCGTGCATGGCGAAGACCTGCCCATCAAGCCGACGCTTGCGGGAGGGAGCAAAAGCAGGGCCAAGTTGCAGTGATTTCCCCATGGGATGGACTGTTACTCGGGCAGACCACGTGTGAGGGCTTTTGTGGGCCTTACTTAGACACTGTCCAAAAGGGCAAAAATAAAAACTCGAGCTGACCTTTCCTTCTCACGGGGCCAAATTAATCAGAACATTCAacaagtatttatcttagttcgCGTACTTAGAAAATTATTTCATATCTTTGTCGCATTTTAATGCAAAAAGATGGATGTGGTTCACTATAGCATGAATGGAgaaacctttttttctttttttctattttaccaTTCAGTCGTTTTAGTTTTGTATAAAGTCAGCTGTGAACCATTGTCTCGCATAATAACTTAGCATTATAGTTAAGATAGGTAAGAAAAATGAGATCAGTGAAAAAATCTGAGATATGACTAGGTGGCAATAGATGAGCAGCATATGGATTTGCTGATAATTCGTTTTCGGTGATACAATCATCAATAAGAAGAGCATTTGGTGTGATGACCAGTCTTTACAATTTCTTAACTACTTGAAGTGACTGCCAACTAACAAATGCTTATGGAAAAATTGGTCTAGGCTATATGGCCATCACATATTAAATTTGATGTATTTGGGGTCAAGGTCGCTGGCTGAACGACCAACCATTAATAACTCGATTCCGAATTATTGCTACCATTTTATTTTAGAGCTTGAATCTGGCATGGATGCATATAAACATGTATGCAGCTTAATGTATGTACAGTTATAATTTAGTTACATAAAAGGAGTACTTTTCATGATTTACCATCATTTTTGTAATCCCTATCAACAACATGGCATATGCAACACACAAGACACTCaattcaaaataacattattcaGATGTATCTAaatttcacctttttttttggcaCCAATACTTAATTACCAAAAAAATTTAATGGAAATTAGTCTAGGAATTTTTATATATTCACACTATATATCCACGTTACCTGTGCCTGCAATCaatacatgtttttttttttttttttttctgaagtaTGTAGTATAGCAAAATCAAATGAACCATACCTGCAATATTACAAAATCAAGGATGACCAGATTGGCATATGACTTGACCATGATGAACTGTGCCACCTGTACATATTTATTAGGTGGCCGTATGTCGCGTGTTAACTATGCATCAGCCTATCATTGTCATTATTAATTGTTTAGAAATGCTAGCATTGCTTTTATATCAAGCCTGGAGTTTATAAAGTCCACAAAATAGAGATATTGAAGATGTTTGCTCATGTCGTTCAAAAGTAACAAAAATCATATAGGCAGGCATCATAGAAGAGTATATGGGATGGGCTTTCTATTTCATCATATTTCCTCTAGTGCCtctcttaaagaaaaaaattaaaagccaGAGATTTCTCCTACTAACGAAGCTGTCAGTCTTGCGACAAAAAgagaaaccaaaagaaaaaaagaaaatcgcacacaatattttttttcttcctcattTTCAGAACAAACTTTTTACCAATACATAGTTTTTATAATATGGTATTTATCAGTGTTCAACACATAGTTAAGTAATACGCACGTAGCAAATTAATCATCAAGCAACCTGATATATACTTCCAAGTAAATTAATATATGGTTTTCAAAATATCATGTTCATCAATATATACTATATGACCAGATGAATTAGTCATGCAGCAAATCAGTGTACACCTCTAGATAAATTGATATGTAGTTTTTAAAACATAATATTCATCGGTATTAGTAGATACCATACAGTCTTTTAGTTTTATCTaacataataaattatatatatactaTTTTTAAGATtccataaatttttaaatataaaaaaatttgaaaaaaataaaggaaattgAATGGGGAGAAAAGCACCTGAAAAGAGGACGGATGGAAAGGAAACCTCGAAAGTGAGCTCTGTtggtagaaaaaaaaataattgatttttatttttttaaataagtaATAAAACATGTAATAAGATAGGAATCTATCTTGTATTTTCTTCTATGATGGTCTCTTCATAGGAGTTTTGTTGGTTGAAAAAGGAAAGTTGGTGCTATTTGGTGATAAGGTTGAATAAAATCAGCCTGAAAAGCCCCAAAAAGCCGGGGTCAGCCAAAAGGCTTCAATGCTCCAGCTGTCTCGGTTGCGAGCTAGCTGTGACGTCCGGGGCGCTGGAAACCGGCCAATTGATGGTCGTCCGTCCCCAAAGGCGGGCGATCTAAAAGCTGCATTTATTATTGACGGAAAAGGATGTGCAGCCAAAGGCTTTAATGCTTTTTACCTAAAAAAAGGCTTTAATGCTTCCCTCTGCTCCAGGTCGGACCTAATTTGGTACGCACGGTGTGTCCCATGGACGTACACAGTTAAACTCGGGTACCTCTCTGATGGGACCGCAcaataaaatttgatttttaaacTATTATAGGCATGGTGTGTGCATTGAATAAACCGACCATTTGGTCGTAGAGCAATTAATAGTGCGCGCAAACATGTGGTGGTATGATGGCAGCATAAGGGTAGTCGAAGCAGAGTTGCAGCCAACTTAGGAGAGTGTCTCCTATGTGTGGCATATACTTGATATGGAGTGGGTCTGCCTCGAGAGAGATTCATCTGTGATTATCGACTGGCTTCAAAGGATAGATCGATTTGGGGATGGTCATCCCCTCATTCGGAAGATCTGTAGGATGGCGCGGTTGATGTGTGATGTTTAGATAGGACATGTGTTCAGAAAGATAAACAAGGCTACAGACTGGGTTGCCTCGTTTGTTGTCCGACattccagagattttctttgaaCGTCTGTATCAGACATTCATCTCTTTCTGTATCTTTTACTTTTCCGCAATTTGGCAGGTTGTATTCATGTTAGAGTTATACGAGATGAGTAGCAgcttttgccaaaaaaaaaaaaaaaaaaaaaacatgtagtTGTAACCGAAATTTAACTTTTAACATGATGTATCATGGGAAAAAGAACGTGTTGTTATGCTGTAACGCTTTGGGCCCATTGCGACACAATATCGCAGCCATAGTTTAGCAGGCGCAACAAACCCTATTATTAACGTATTATGGCAAACTACTAATTAAGGACTTTTAAATTCATATAAATAAATAAGCATTGTGGCCTGAAAAAGCACTCGGATGAGCGTTGGAAAGGGATCATCTTGGATGCTCAGGTTCTAACTATTTTGAAAAGTATTTTGCTGCCGATGCATTTGGAataaagtttttcttttatcaggCTACCTATAGGTTTGTGATACATGATCATCGAGGTTTGTGAAGTGGCTGATGAATCGCACTGCGCCATTTGCAAAGTTGGCAGCAGCATGGACTGGCTTGGGGGTACGATAATGCTCGATTTTCAGGCACAGCAGCTTTGGATTGAGGGAGACTCCCTCACTATTATTATCTTAATTaaattaattcttcttccaaacGCAGGAAAACAGAGAATCCATGGATCCCGGATGTCATCCGGTGGAGAAGGATCCTCTTTGCATTTCAAGCCACATATACTTGCCGTGAAAATACTCAGACCGCCAACTGGATAGCAGGTCAAGCTCTAAACAGGGATCTTGCAATACTGAGACGGGCTGCCATTCCAATAGGGTACCTCTCAAATTTATTTGCAGCCTTGTTAAATTAGAGAATTCACTTCAACATTAACGTAACCGTAGGGGTTCTAACTTAAAACATGTGTATTTGAACTAGAAGTTATATTGTAAAAAGTGCTTATTGGAACTAGTCTCGGCAGCCAGTTTGGCGCTAGCTCGGACTTAAACTTTTGGGCCTCAATGAATGCTACGTGGGGCTGGATTTGGAGGTTACGCATCCACCTACATGTCGCCCAATTTGTGTGGAAGGCGGAATTGAGATGTCTGCCGACTAAGGACGTGATGGCCAAGAGAAGAGTTAGAGTCACCCCGATGTGCATGTGGTGCCCAAAGGAGAAGGATACTATCAGCCATGTTCTTTTTGGATGCCCATGGGCGGCTCAGATATGAGGGTGCGCCATAGCTTCGTCCATTATGGCACAGGCTATACACTTGATTAAGAACTTCTTAGACCATCTGAAGAAGTCCTTGCGGAGGCCCAACATAGTAGAGCAGGACATCAGATGTGCTTATGTGGCTTATCACATTTGGCTGGACAGAAATGCTCGTATTTTCGAGGATAGAAGGGTACACTCGAGGATTATTGCGGACAACGTACTACTTCATATTGCGGAGGTTACCAACACTACTGCGGTGGTTTTACCTAGGGCGGCTAGGGATATCTAGGGCTCCCACTTAGCTTTTATGATGACCAGGATGGTTTTTGTATCCTGAGAGCCTCCTCTCCTTTGCACTCTTAAGGTTAACTTTGACAACAGTATTCCTCAGGACAGAGACGGAGAAGGTGTTGGCTTTGTAATTAGAGATCACTACTTCAGACTTGTCGCATTTGGGGGCGATACATTTTTGATGGCATTCGGAGTAGAGTTGAGAGTGGCATGGGAGGATATCATTTATGCGAGACAAGTTCTCAGTGTGAACAACATTTACTTGGAAGAAGACTCGGCTACAGTGATTGAGTAGATTCGAGGTCAGCATATCTGTGATAATTGACATCCACTTCTTTAGGATATACGCGGGCTTGCGAGAGAGTTTGGCTCCTTCTGAGCCTCTCACAAATATTGGAAGGCAAACAATATAGCGGACTGGATCGTCTTCTACACTGCGCATCATTCGGAAGAGATTCTCTAAGAGAATCATAAgtctatttattttctatttagtcatatacttttttttgattttattggatgcacTCATGCTTGACTAGTGTGACTTGTtactgtatcaaaaaaaaaaaaaaaaatgttatgctTACATGAGGAGCGAACCGGAAACAGTGTTATGGAACAATATAGAGGGCTCATTTGGTTtgcgaaaaaaaaatcatggtcaacaaaatataaaataaaaaaattttaattaacattttaaaaaaaattatgtagggTATAAAAGCTATTTTTCTATTGGTCAGAAGTCgagttttttttctaaaattaccaTTAAGCCATCACAATTTATGGGCAAGAACTTTTGCAtcgttaaaaaaatataataaatattatatttatatttttttaaaaaaaataagatgcGTTTGTGACCGattaaatatatcaaaattattttttcagccATCACCTTCTAAAAATTCTGCGAGCGAACCACAGGAGtgtggaaaaagaaaatatgcCGTGTCGTCGAAGCTAGGAGGGATTCCGAGGGGCGTCTTCGGAGATGGAGGCGATATGGGGCGTCTCGTGGCGATCTCGGGCGGTGCCCGTTGGCCACTTACCGGAGAGATCGCGCCGACGCATGCTCTCCTCTTCACTCCCTCCGCTGGCGAGGGTGGCGGTGAGGTCCGAGTCCGGTGCCAACCGGATGTTCGTGTTCGGAACGGGATTCGTCGGCCGTTACGTGTCGGATCGGCTGAGG is from Phoenix dactylifera cultivar Barhee BC4 chromosome 6, palm_55x_up_171113_PBpolish2nd_filt_p, whole genome shotgun sequence and encodes:
- the LOC103703768 gene encoding TLC domain-containing protein 5-like isoform X1, translating into MSSFLKSEGSQPVFSPKETEASCSCSIQSRKSLQISKMEDYIINWVISGVVFWTTTFLVIRKLFPERTFDFCNRIVSTIHASLAVCLASLSVQDWSCPVCPVASRSSPWQMKTLAVSLSYLIYDLICCLFDNHVNLDNSVHHLVSIIGIGAGLAYQICGSEMVAALWITEISSPFLHTRELLKELGYRDTDLNLAVDILFAAVFSFARMVGGPYLTYLTLTAGNPLLIKAMALGLQLVSAFWFYKILRMVKYKVVKRVGPNKAAKTPSR
- the LOC103703768 gene encoding TLC domain-containing protein 5-like isoform X2, which translates into the protein MEDYIINWVISGVVFWTTTFLVIRKLFPERTFDFCNRIVSTIHASLAVCLASLSVQDWSCPVCPVASRSSPWQMKTLAVSLSYLIYDLICCLFDNHVNLDNSVHHLVSIIGIGAGLAYQICGSEMVAALWITEISSPFLHTRELLKELGYRDTDLNLAVDILFAAVFSFARMVGGPYLTYLTLTAGNPLLIKAMALGLQLVSAFWFYKILRMVKYKVVKRVGPNKAAKTPSR